The window TCGCTGTCGATGACCCCGATCCTGGCGCCGATGCCGCGCGGCATCCTGGCGACGGTGACGGCCCGCCGGCTCAACGGCGGTGACCCGCGTGAGGCGCTCGAGGCGGCCTATGCGGACGCGCCGTTCGTGCACGTGCTGCCCGAGGGTTCCTGGCCGCACACGGCGGCCACCGCGGGTTCCAACTCCTGCCACCTGCAGGCCACGGTCGACATCGACTCGGGCCGCATCATCGTCGTGAGCGCACTGGACAACCTGGGCAAGGGTGCCGCGGGTCAGGCCGTGCAAAACGCCAACATCATGTTCGGCCTGCCCGAGACCACGGGCTTGAGTGTCTTCGGAGTGGCACCGTGACCGTCACCCATCCCAAGGGGTTCCGTGCTTCCGGCGTGGCCGCCGGGCTCAAGGCCAGCGGCAACGCCGACGTCGCCCTGGTCGTCAACGACGGCCCCGACTACACGGCGGCCGGTGTCTTCACCGGTAACCGGGTGAAGGCGGCGCCGGTCCTGTGGAGTCAGCAGGTGCTCAAGGGCGGCATAGTCCGCGCGGTGATCCTCAACTCGGGCGGCGCCAACGCGTGCACCGGCTCGCAGGGTTTCCGTGACACGCACGCCACCGCCGAGCACACCGCCTCGGTGCTGCGTGGCGGCGCCAACCGGATGATGATCGGCCCCGGTGACGTGGCGGTCTGCTCGACCGGCCTGATCGGTGAGCTGCTGCCGATGGACAGGCTGCTCCCGGGCGTGAGCGCGGCGGCCAAGGCGCTGGCCGCCGACGGCGGTGGCCGGGCCGCCGAGGCGATCATGACGACCGACACGGTGGCGAAGAACGCGGTGGCCCAGCGCGACGGCTGGTCGGTCGGCGGTATCGCGAAGGGTGCCGGCATGCTGGCCCCGGCGCTCGCCACCATGCTCGTCGTGATCACCACCGACGCGTCGGCCGACAACGAGGTGCTGGACGCCGCGTTGCGTGCCGCGACCCGGGTCACCTTCGACCGGATCGACGCCGACGGCTGCATGTCCACCAACGACACCGTGTTGCTGCTGGCCAGCGGCGCGTCGAACCGGCAGCCCACCCTGGAGGAGCTGACCGCGGCGGTCACCGAGGTCTGTCACGACCTGGCCCAGCAGCTGATCGCCGACGCCGAGGGCGCGACCAAGCACATCGCGATCGAGGTGCAGGGCGCGGCCAGCGAGGCGGACGCGGTGCAGGTCGGCCGCACGGTCGCCGGTAACAACCTGGTGAAGACTGCGTTCTTCGGCAACGACCCGAACTGGGGCCGGATCCTGGCGGCGATCGGCACGACCAGTGCGGCGTTCGAGCCGGACCGGATCGATGTGGCGATCAACGGCGTGTGGATCTGCAAGGGCGGGGCGGCCGCCGAGGACCGCAGCAAGGTCGACCTGTCCGGGCGGGATGTGAGCGTGACGATCAACCTGCGCGAGGGGGAGATGAGCGCGACGATCTGGACCACGGATCTCTCCCACGCGTATGTCCACGAGAACTCGGCGTACTCCTCATGAAGGCGCGGACAAAGTGAAGGCCCAGAAGAAGGCCGAGATCCTCATCGAGGCCCTGCCGTGGCTGGAGCGGTTCCACGGCAGCACGGTCGTGATCAAGTATGGCGGCAACGCCATGATCGACCCGGAGTTGCAGGAGGCGTTCGCCGCCGACATGGTGTTCCTGCGCCTGGTCGGCATCAAGCCGGTCGTCGTGCACGGCGGCGGCCCGCAGATCAACCGGATGCTGAAGCGGGTCGGGATCGAGTCGGAGTTCCGCGGCGGCCTGCGGGTCACCACGCCGGAGACGATGGAGATCGTCCGGATGGTGCTGACCGGCCAGGTCGGCCGCGAGCTGGTCGGCCTGATCAACCAGCACGGGCCGTTCGCGGTGGGCCTGTCCGGTGAGGACGCGCGGTTGTTCACCGCGGTCCGCCGGGGCGCGACGATCAACGGCGAGGAGGTCGACATCGGCCAGGTCGGCGACGTCGACCAGGTCGACACGTCGGCCGTCGACGACCTGATCGCGGCCGGCCGCATCCCGGTGATCGCGACCGTCGCTCCGGATGTCGAGGGGGTGCTGCACAACGTGAACGCCGACACCGCGGCCTCCGCGCTGGCGGTCGCTCTCGGCGCCCGCAAGCTGGTGGTGCTCACCGACGTGCCCGGTCTGTACACGAACTGGCCGGACACCTCGTCACTGACCAGCGAGATCGACGCCGACGCGCTGGAGAAACTGCTTCCCGGCCTGGAGTCGGGGATGGTGCCCAAGATGGAGGCCTGCCTGCGCGCGGTCCGCGGCGGGGTTCCGGCCGCGCATGTGGTCGACGGCCGGGTCGCCCATTCGACTCTGCTCGAAGTCTTCACGGAAGAAGGATTCGGAACAATGGTGGTCCCCGCATGAGTCTCGTCGAGCGCTGGCAGCAGTCGATGATGAACAACTACGGCACCCCGGCGATCGGCCTGGTCAAGGGCCAGGGCGCGGTGCTGACCGATGAGGACGGCAAGGAGTATGTCGACTTTCTCGGCGGCATCGCGGTGAACGCTCTCGGCCACGCCCACCCGGCCGTGGTCGCCGCCGTCACCAGCCAGATCCAGCAGCTGGGCCACGTCTCCAACCTGTTCATCTCGGAGCCGCCGGTGGCGCTGGCCGACCTGCTGCTGGCGCTGGCCGGCCGGTCCGGGCGGGTGCTGTTCTGCAACTCCGGCGCGGAGGCCAACGAGGCCGCCTTCAAGATCTCCCGGCTGACCGGGCGGACGCATGTGGTCGCCACGAACGGCGCCTTCCACGGCCGGACCATGGGCGCGCTGGCGCTGACCGGCCAGCCGGCGAAGCAGGATCCGTTCCGGCCGCTGCCCGGGGACGTCACCCACGTCGACTACGGCGATGTCGCCGCTCTGGAGGCCGCGGTGACCGACGCGACCGCCATGGTGATCCTGGAGCCGATCCAGGGTGAGAACGGCGTCGTGGTGCCCCCGCCGGGCTACCTGACCGCGGCCCGGGAGATCACCACTCGTCATGGTGCGCTGCTGGTGCTCGACGAGGTGCAGACCGGCGTCGGCCGGACCGGACACTGGTTCCACCACCAGAGCGAGGGTGTCGAGCCGGACATCGTGACTCTGGCCAAGGGTCTCGGCGGCGGCCTGCCGCTGGGTGCCTGTCTCGCCTTCGGCCGGGCCGCCGACCTGCTCACCCCGGGTTCGCACGGCACCACCTTCGGCGGCAACCCGGTCTCCTGTGCGGCCGGTCTCGCGGTGATCCGCACGATCGCCAACGAGGGCCTGCTCGACCACGTGAAGCGGGTCGGTGAGCAGATCCGGCTCGGCATCGAGGGCCTGAACCACCCGCTGGTCAAGTACGTCCGGGGTGCCGGCCTGCTGCTCGGCATCGTCCTCAACGAGCCGGTCTCGGCCGATGTGGCGGCCCGGCTGCGGGACGCCGGTTTCCTGGTCAACCCGGCCAAGCCGGACGTGATCCGGCTCGCCCCGCCCCTGATCATCTCCTCCGATCAGGCGGATGCCCTGATCGCTGCTCTGGACGGTATCCGGTGACCACCCGCCATTTCCTCCGTGACGACGACCTGACCCCGCAGGAGCAGGGCGAGGTGCTCGACCTGGCCGCCGAGATGAAGGCGAACCGGTTCGGTTACACCCCGCTGGCCGGCCCGCGCAGTGTCGCCGTCTTCTTCGACAAGGCCAGCCTCCGGACCCGGCTGTCGTTCGAGGCCGGCATCGCCGAGCTGGGCGGCCAGCCGATCATCGTGGACACGCAGAACACCCACTTCGGCCGGGGCGAGACGCTCGCCGACGCCGGCCGGGTGGTGGCCCGGTACGTGGCGGCGATGGTCTACCGCACCCACGGCGACGAGCGGCTCGCCGAGCTGGCGTCCGGTGTACGGGTGCCGGTGATCAACGCGTTGAGCGACGGCTACCACCCCTGCCAGTTGCTCGCCGACCTGCTGACGATCCGGGAGCGGTTCGGGTCGACGGCCGGGCGGACCCTCGCCTACGTGGGCGACGCGGCCAACAACATGGCCCACTCCTACCTGATCGCGGGCGCGATGGCCGGGATGAACGTGCGGGTGGCCGGTCCGTCCGGCTTCGACCCGGCGGCGTCGGTGGTCAGTCGGGCCGCCGAGATCGCGGCGTGGACCGGCGGCTCGGTCGAGGTGCTGCGCAACCCGCGGGAGGCGGCCGACGGCGCACACGTGATCGCCACCGACACGTGGACGTCGATGGGCCAGGAGGCCGACGGCAAGGACCGGCTCACCCCGTTCTGGCCGTACCAGGTGAACAAGGAACTGCTGACCGCCGCCGACCCGGAGGCGATCGTGCTGCACTGCCTGCCGGCCCACCGCAACGAGGAGATCACCGACGAGGTGATCGACGGGCCGCAGAGCGCCGTCTTCGACCAGGCCGAGAACCGCCTGCACGCGCAGAAGGCGCTGCTGACCTGGTTACTGGCGGTCAACCAGCTATGAGCGGCGGAAACCCAGTGACCCGGGCCGGGCGGCACGCCCGGCTCGTCGACCTGCTCCGTACCCGCCGGGTGAAGTCGCAGTCGGAACTGACCGTGATCCTCGCCAACGAGGGTGTCCACGTCACCCAGGCCACGCTTTCCCGTGACCTGGAGGAGCTGAACGCGGTCAAGGTCAGTGGCGTCTACTACATTCCGGAGGATGGGCACAAGCCGCTGCGGGAGACCACCGAGCACGGCCCGGCCCGGCTGATCCGCCTGCTGCGCGAGCTGCTCACCGGGGTCGACCACAGTGGCAACATCGCGGTGCTGCGTACCCCACCCGGGGCGGCGCAGTTCCTGGCCAGTGCCCTGGACCGGTCCGGGCTGGCCGATGTGGTCGGCACGATCGCCGGTGACGACACCATCTTCGTGGTGGCCCGCGACGGCGGGCCGACGTCGGGCGCGGAGCTGGCCCTGAAACTCAGCCTGTGGAGCAGGTCGGAATCCGAGGAGAGCCGCTCATGACGTTCACCCCCGCGGTCGAGGCCCGGTTCCCGGACTTCGCCGACCACACCGACAGCCTGGTCGGGCACGGTGTCGAGTTCTTCCTCGCCTCCAACGAGACGTTGCGGCCGCACCTCAACGAGACGCCGTACGGCCACAAGCTGACCTGGCTCGACTTCACCGACACCGCGGAGAAGGACTGGTCGATCCGGGACTTCCTGAACTTCTTCAACATCATCAACGGCATCGCCTTCGGTGACCGGGGCATCCCGATGCCGCAGTGGGTGATGGTCGACCTGATCCTGATGCCGGCCGCGGCCCTGATCGCCGGCCTGCCGCAGGCCGAGTTCGCCGACATGGTCGAGCGGTCCACGTTCCGTTTCGACACCGA of the Actinoplanes sichuanensis genome contains:
- the argF gene encoding ornithine carbamoyltransferase, which codes for MTTRHFLRDDDLTPQEQGEVLDLAAEMKANRFGYTPLAGPRSVAVFFDKASLRTRLSFEAGIAELGGQPIIVDTQNTHFGRGETLADAGRVVARYVAAMVYRTHGDERLAELASGVRVPVINALSDGYHPCQLLADLLTIRERFGSTAGRTLAYVGDAANNMAHSYLIAGAMAGMNVRVAGPSGFDPAASVVSRAAEIAAWTGGSVEVLRNPREAADGAHVIATDTWTSMGQEADGKDRLTPFWPYQVNKELLTAADPEAIVLHCLPAHRNEEITDEVIDGPQSAVFDQAENRLHAQKALLTWLLAVNQL
- the argB gene encoding acetylglutamate kinase, which gives rise to MSTRTRRTPHEGADKVKAQKKAEILIEALPWLERFHGSTVVIKYGGNAMIDPELQEAFAADMVFLRLVGIKPVVVHGGGPQINRMLKRVGIESEFRGGLRVTTPETMEIVRMVLTGQVGRELVGLINQHGPFAVGLSGEDARLFTAVRRGATINGEEVDIGQVGDVDQVDTSAVDDLIAAGRIPVIATVAPDVEGVLHNVNADTAASALAVALGARKLVVLTDVPGLYTNWPDTSSLTSEIDADALEKLLPGLESGMVPKMEACLRAVRGGVPAAHVVDGRVAHSTLLEVFTEEGFGTMVVPA
- a CDS encoding acetylornithine transaminase, yielding MSLVERWQQSMMNNYGTPAIGLVKGQGAVLTDEDGKEYVDFLGGIAVNALGHAHPAVVAAVTSQIQQLGHVSNLFISEPPVALADLLLALAGRSGRVLFCNSGAEANEAAFKISRLTGRTHVVATNGAFHGRTMGALALTGQPAKQDPFRPLPGDVTHVDYGDVAALEAAVTDATAMVILEPIQGENGVVVPPPGYLTAAREITTRHGALLVLDEVQTGVGRTGHWFHHQSEGVEPDIVTLAKGLGGGLPLGACLAFGRAADLLTPGSHGTTFGGNPVSCAAGLAVIRTIANEGLLDHVKRVGEQIRLGIEGLNHPLVKYVRGAGLLLGIVLNEPVSADVAARLRDAGFLVNPAKPDVIRLAPPLIISSDQADALIAALDGIR
- a CDS encoding arginine repressor; translation: MSGGNPVTRAGRHARLVDLLRTRRVKSQSELTVILANEGVHVTQATLSRDLEELNAVKVSGVYYIPEDGHKPLRETTEHGPARLIRLLRELLTGVDHSGNIAVLRTPPGAAQFLASALDRSGLADVVGTIAGDDTIFVVARDGGPTSGAELALKLSLWSRSESEESRS
- the argJ gene encoding bifunctional glutamate N-acetyltransferase/amino-acid acetyltransferase ArgJ; translation: MTVTHPKGFRASGVAAGLKASGNADVALVVNDGPDYTAAGVFTGNRVKAAPVLWSQQVLKGGIVRAVILNSGGANACTGSQGFRDTHATAEHTASVLRGGANRMMIGPGDVAVCSTGLIGELLPMDRLLPGVSAAAKALAADGGGRAAEAIMTTDTVAKNAVAQRDGWSVGGIAKGAGMLAPALATMLVVITTDASADNEVLDAALRAATRVTFDRIDADGCMSTNDTVLLLASGASNRQPTLEELTAAVTEVCHDLAQQLIADAEGATKHIAIEVQGAASEADAVQVGRTVAGNNLVKTAFFGNDPNWGRILAAIGTTSAAFEPDRIDVAINGVWICKGGAAAEDRSKVDLSGRDVSVTINLREGEMSATIWTTDLSHAYVHENSAYSS